From Acidothermus cellulolyticus 11B, a single genomic window includes:
- a CDS encoding pyrimidine reductase family protein: MSAPQFRQLYPASDDVPDVPACYAYPDERWLRGNMIASLDGAATVDGRAGPLGNTADQWMLALLRALADVVLVGAATAEIEGYRPIQIREEFASLRRDRPSPVTAIVSRTLRLDVTGRLFTSGARPLVITCTSAPARARHQLADVADIVVAGDETVDLHHAVRELADRGHRRLLCEGGPRLLAALAAEDLLDELCLTISPLLVAGSAPRILDGTAITPRRMRLAHLLMDADGLLYTRYVRRRDRERNRP, translated from the coding sequence ATGTCCGCGCCGCAATTCCGTCAGCTCTACCCGGCGTCCGATGACGTGCCCGACGTCCCTGCCTGCTACGCGTACCCCGACGAGCGGTGGCTGCGCGGCAATATGATTGCCAGCCTGGACGGCGCGGCCACCGTTGATGGTCGTGCCGGGCCGCTGGGAAATACCGCCGACCAGTGGATGCTCGCCCTGCTGCGCGCACTGGCGGACGTCGTCCTCGTCGGTGCGGCGACCGCAGAGATTGAAGGGTACCGGCCGATCCAGATTCGGGAGGAATTCGCTTCTTTACGCCGTGACCGGCCTTCTCCAGTGACCGCGATCGTCTCCCGCACGCTGCGGCTCGATGTCACGGGCCGGCTCTTCACCTCTGGAGCACGACCCCTGGTCATCACGTGCACATCCGCGCCAGCACGGGCCCGGCACCAGCTCGCCGACGTCGCCGACATCGTCGTTGCCGGCGACGAAACCGTCGATCTGCACCACGCCGTTCGCGAATTGGCCGACCGCGGTCACCGGCGGTTGCTCTGCGAGGGCGGGCCCCGCCTTCTCGCAGCCCTTGCCGCCGAGGACCTGCTCGACGAGCTCTGCCTGACCATCTCCCCGCTCCTCGTCGCCGGTTCCGCGCCGCGAATTCTCGACGGTACCGCCATCACACCGCGTCGGATGCGGCTCGCGCACCTGCTGATGGACGCCGACGGGCTGCTGTACACCCGCTACGTCCGACGCCGTGACCGGGAGAGGAACCGGCCGTGA
- a CDS encoding ATP-dependent DNA ligase: MNLPVSPPVEPMLARLAPSIPPGMHYEPKWDGFRCIIFRDGDEVVFGSRTGRPLERYFPELADGARRELPARCVIDGEIVVLTDGRVDFGTLQQRIHPAASRIRALADASPAVVVVFDLLATADTAMLTRTFHERRARLVELLAGSGFPFLLTPATDDHARAAYWFAALEGAGLDGIVAKPFDLRYQPGKRVMVKIKHERTADCVVAGMRPYRGGSGVGSLLLGLYDDAGVLQYVGVCGAFAASSRTALATELSPLVTEITDHPWGAGHGRVPGTPNRWNSGENLDWVPLRPERVCEVAYDFLDGARFRHTAQFRRWRPDRTPESCRFDQFEAPEPIDLAAALDLPPADRCRPRPQPAGP; this comes from the coding sequence GTGAATCTTCCGGTCTCACCGCCGGTCGAGCCGATGCTCGCCCGCCTTGCCCCGAGCATTCCACCGGGCATGCATTACGAACCGAAATGGGACGGCTTTCGGTGCATCATTTTCCGGGACGGCGACGAGGTGGTGTTCGGCAGCCGTACCGGCCGACCCCTGGAGCGATATTTTCCCGAGCTCGCGGACGGCGCACGCCGGGAATTGCCGGCCCGATGCGTCATTGACGGGGAAATCGTCGTCCTGACCGACGGCCGGGTCGATTTCGGCACGCTGCAACAACGCATCCATCCGGCGGCTTCCCGAATCCGGGCGCTCGCCGATGCCTCCCCCGCGGTCGTCGTCGTCTTCGACTTGCTCGCGACAGCTGATACGGCGATGCTCACGCGGACCTTTCATGAGCGGCGGGCCCGGCTCGTGGAGCTCCTTGCCGGCAGCGGGTTTCCCTTCCTGCTCACTCCGGCCACTGACGACCACGCCCGGGCGGCGTACTGGTTCGCCGCGCTGGAAGGCGCCGGCCTTGACGGCATCGTCGCCAAACCCTTCGACCTGCGTTACCAGCCGGGGAAACGGGTGATGGTGAAAATCAAACACGAGCGAACCGCCGACTGCGTGGTCGCCGGCATGCGGCCGTATCGCGGCGGCAGTGGTGTCGGGTCGCTCCTGCTCGGGCTGTATGACGACGCCGGGGTCCTGCAGTACGTGGGGGTCTGCGGCGCATTCGCCGCCTCCTCCCGGACGGCACTCGCCACGGAACTGTCGCCGCTGGTCACCGAGATCACCGATCACCCCTGGGGAGCAGGGCACGGCCGGGTACCGGGTACGCCGAATCGATGGAACTCCGGAGAGAACCTGGACTGGGTTCCGCTGCGGCCGGAGCGGGTCTGTGAGGTGGCCTACGACTTTCTGGACGGCGCCCGGTTCCGTCACACCGCGCAGTTTCGGCGCTGGCGGCCGGACCGGACCCCGGAATCCTGCCGTTTCGACCAATTCGAGGCGCCCGAACCGATCGACCTCGCCGCGGCCCTCGATCTCCCGCCTGCAGACCGATGCCGGCCGCGGCCCCAGCCGGCTGGGCCATAG
- a CDS encoding ROK family protein produces MTPPPQPAGDWVVVGLDNGGTANNATVLTGDGRFLVDALVESPSRVTEGPTAALQALLAAYHDILARTGCSEGQVRAVGLDSPGPASADGVISRVGATNFGHPDWRGFDFRGELEKLLGVPVIYHNDGNAAALYAHRMFFGDEAPIRSSVSAIVGTGLGGGIIVSGAVIRGAAGMAGELGHVHIPLDGILADGQPVPRCNCGFRADAESIASLSAIERNLLPFWLSRYPGHALAALPIRQAAREVRRLAEQGDPLALDIFRQQAAAIGRLFTILANVIDPDAYFIGGGVVQATEQFREWFLAQVRAETRLRPEQQETAAFALTPDLDMAGARGVAMAARDAVLAGR; encoded by the coding sequence ATGACCCCCCCACCGCAGCCAGCCGGCGACTGGGTCGTCGTCGGCCTCGACAACGGGGGCACGGCCAACAACGCAACTGTCCTCACGGGCGACGGCCGGTTCCTGGTGGACGCCCTGGTGGAGAGTCCAAGCCGGGTGACGGAGGGACCGACGGCTGCGCTGCAGGCCCTGCTGGCGGCGTACCACGACATTCTCGCCCGGACCGGCTGTTCGGAGGGGCAGGTCCGCGCAGTCGGCCTGGACAGCCCAGGCCCGGCAAGCGCCGACGGCGTGATTTCCCGGGTCGGGGCAACGAATTTCGGTCATCCGGATTGGCGGGGATTCGATTTTCGCGGCGAACTCGAGAAGCTTCTCGGCGTCCCAGTGATTTATCACAATGACGGCAATGCCGCGGCGCTATACGCGCACCGCATGTTCTTCGGTGACGAGGCGCCGATCCGATCGTCGGTCTCGGCCATCGTCGGCACCGGTCTGGGCGGCGGGATCATCGTCTCCGGGGCGGTGATCCGTGGAGCCGCCGGGATGGCCGGCGAACTCGGCCACGTCCACATTCCGCTCGACGGCATTCTGGCCGACGGCCAACCGGTACCCCGGTGCAACTGCGGCTTTCGTGCGGACGCCGAGAGCATCGCCAGCCTCAGCGCCATCGAGCGGAACCTGCTGCCGTTCTGGCTCTCCCGGTACCCCGGCCACGCCCTGGCCGCCCTGCCGATCCGACAGGCGGCCCGTGAAGTCCGCCGCCTTGCCGAGCAGGGGGATCCGTTGGCGCTCGATATCTTCCGGCAGCAGGCGGCGGCGATCGGCCGGCTCTTCACCATCCTGGCGAACGTCATCGACCCGGACGCCTACTTTATCGGTGGCGGCGTCGTCCAGGCCACCGAACAGTTCCGTGAATGGTTCCTCGCCCAGGTCAGGGCGGAGACCCGGCTCCGTCCCGAGCAGCAGGAGACGGCCGCCTTCGCGCTCACCCCCGACCTGGACATGGCAGGGGCCCGCGGGGTCGCCATGGCGGCGCGGGACGCCGTCCTCGCCGGCCGCTGA
- the ligD gene encoding non-homologous end-joining DNA ligase, with protein MSDAVELTVGGRTVRISHPGKLYFPALGATKLDLVRYYLAVGDGIVRALYERPCTLQRFPDGVDGKMIFQKRVPASRPDWIQTARVQFPSGRQADELCVIDFAAVIWAVNMGTIVFHPWPSRRPDTEHPDELRIDLDPQPGTGFAEVRAVGRLVHELLDELGYRGFPKTSGGRGLHVLVRIRPEWDFVAVRRAALAFAREIERRAPQLATSAWWKEERGARIFLDFNQNARDRTIAAAYSVRANPRATVSTPISWAELDDAEPDDFTIATVPERFAAIGDLHRTIDDIAHDLSPLLEMADRDVRDRGLGDAPYPPNFPKMPGEPVRVQPSRARGARPVH; from the coding sequence ATGAGTGACGCGGTGGAGCTCACCGTAGGCGGCCGGACCGTACGGATATCCCATCCCGGCAAGCTGTATTTTCCGGCGCTCGGCGCGACCAAGCTCGACCTTGTCCGGTATTACCTCGCCGTCGGCGACGGCATCGTGCGGGCGTTGTACGAACGGCCTTGCACGTTGCAGCGCTTTCCGGACGGCGTTGACGGAAAGATGATTTTCCAGAAGCGGGTCCCGGCGTCACGCCCCGACTGGATTCAAACCGCCAGAGTGCAGTTTCCGAGCGGCCGGCAAGCGGACGAATTGTGCGTTATCGATTTCGCTGCCGTGATTTGGGCGGTCAATATGGGGACGATCGTCTTTCATCCGTGGCCGTCACGGCGTCCCGACACCGAGCATCCGGACGAGCTCCGCATCGACCTTGACCCACAGCCGGGTACGGGATTCGCCGAGGTGCGTGCGGTCGGGCGACTGGTTCATGAGCTGCTCGATGAACTCGGGTACCGGGGTTTTCCCAAGACGTCCGGCGGTCGCGGCCTGCACGTCTTGGTGCGGATTCGGCCGGAGTGGGATTTCGTCGCGGTACGACGCGCCGCGCTTGCGTTCGCACGGGAAATCGAACGACGTGCACCGCAGCTGGCGACAAGCGCGTGGTGGAAAGAGGAGCGCGGCGCGAGAATCTTCCTGGATTTCAACCAGAATGCGCGGGACCGCACCATCGCCGCCGCCTACAGCGTGCGGGCCAATCCGCGCGCCACCGTGTCAACACCCATCAGCTGGGCGGAGCTGGACGACGCCGAACCGGACGATTTCACCATCGCGACCGTTCCCGAGCGGTTCGCGGCCATTGGCGACCTGCACCGGACGATCGACGACATTGCCCATGACCTCTCGCCGTTGTTGGAGATGGCCGACCGCGATGTCCGCGACCGCGGCCTCGGTGACGCCCCTTATCCGCCGAATTTCCCGAAAATGCCGGGGGAACCGGTGCGTGTCCAGCCAAGCCGGGCCCGCGGCGCCCGGCCGGTCCACTAG
- the msrB gene encoding peptide-methionine (R)-S-oxide reductase MsrB — MERIIRSEAEWRAQLSPAEYAVLREAATEPPFSGEYVNTTTPGVYVCRACGAELFRSETKFDSHCGWPSFYAPQDTDAVELLPDHSHGMIRTEVRCRRCGSHLGHVFHGEGYPTPTDDRYCINSIALRLVPED, encoded by the coding sequence GTGGAACGCATCATCCGCTCCGAGGCCGAGTGGCGCGCTCAGCTCAGCCCCGCGGAATATGCCGTCCTGCGCGAGGCGGCCACCGAGCCGCCGTTCAGCGGCGAGTACGTGAACACGACGACACCCGGTGTCTACGTCTGCCGGGCGTGCGGTGCCGAATTGTTCCGCAGCGAAACGAAATTCGACTCCCACTGCGGGTGGCCGTCGTTCTACGCGCCGCAGGACACCGACGCCGTCGAACTGTTACCCGACCACAGCCACGGCATGATCCGGACCGAGGTCCGCTGCCGGCGCTGCGGGTCTCATCTCGGTCACGTCTTCCACGGCGAGGGTTATCCGACGCCGACCGACGACCGTTACTGCATCAACTCCATCGCGCTGCGCCTCGTCCCGGAGGATTGA
- the hemQ gene encoding hydrogen peroxide-dependent heme synthase, whose amino-acid sequence MTAQQSTADQQTTYVMYAVLRGRPGALADLDRSHVSAEVENLLAEAAGKGVTTRGVYDISGFRADADVLIWWIGGEAEALQDAYQRLRRTAFGQACEPAWTAIGVHREAEFNKAHIPAFLAGEAPKKYVCVYPYNRDHEWYLLPAAYRADMLAEHGRMGREYPDVLANTVAAFALGDYEFLLAFEADELHRIVDLMRRLREARARRHTRLETPFFTGPRRPVAEIIAALP is encoded by the coding sequence GTGACAGCCCAGCAGAGCACAGCAGACCAGCAGACAACGTATGTGATGTACGCCGTGCTTCGCGGCCGCCCGGGCGCCCTGGCCGACCTGGATCGATCGCATGTCTCGGCGGAAGTGGAGAATCTGCTCGCGGAGGCGGCCGGCAAAGGGGTCACCACCCGCGGTGTGTACGACATCAGCGGTTTCCGGGCCGACGCTGACGTGCTCATCTGGTGGATCGGCGGCGAGGCGGAGGCGTTGCAGGACGCCTACCAACGGTTGCGCCGGACGGCGTTCGGCCAGGCGTGCGAACCGGCATGGACGGCGATCGGCGTGCATCGGGAGGCCGAATTCAACAAGGCGCATATTCCGGCCTTTCTTGCCGGTGAGGCGCCCAAGAAATATGTCTGCGTCTACCCGTACAACCGCGACCACGAATGGTATCTGCTGCCGGCGGCGTACCGGGCGGACATGCTCGCCGAACATGGCCGGATGGGCCGGGAGTACCCGGACGTGCTGGCGAACACGGTGGCCGCATTTGCACTGGGCGATTACGAATTCCTGCTTGCATTCGAGGCGGATGAGCTGCACCGGATCGTGGATCTCATGCGCCGGCTGCGTGAGGCCCGGGCGCGCCGGCACACCCGGTTGGAAACACCGTTCTTCACCGGTCCCCGGCGTCCGGTGGCGGAAATCATCGCCGCGTTGCCGTAA
- the hemG gene encoding protoporphyrinogen oxidase, with the protein MTARIVVVGGGIAGLSAAFYARRRGFSVTVLEGSKRFGGKLLRAEVAGVSTDLGAEALLARRPEAVDLAREVGLGGELVPPATTQAAVYSRGRLRPLPAGHVMGVPRSLRSLAATGIVPPTAVLRAAADLLLPPTPVGDDVPVARGIGIRLGRGVVDRLVEPLLGGVYAGRADRLSLRATLPQLVDVLDRGSLLRGLRDLPPPGGADPVFAGIPGGVARLGEALVDVLRADGVELRTSAMVRVLRRTPTGWRCDVGPASAPEAVDADGVVVAVPAPAAARMLGPEAGGLAAELAGIEYASVAVVTLAFPADQVNLPAGSGFLVPAVERRLVKAATFSSVKWPWYAGSDVAVVRCSIGRFGDTADLQRDDAELVAGVLADLGAIVRLRAQPIDSIVTRWAGALPQYDVGHAARVARIRSAAARLPGFALCGAAYDGVGIPACIAGAQRAVASLTGPRSVSRTAG; encoded by the coding sequence GTGACCGCGCGGATCGTCGTCGTCGGCGGCGGCATCGCCGGGCTGAGCGCAGCCTTCTACGCCCGGCGCCGCGGATTCTCCGTCACCGTCCTGGAAGGGTCGAAACGGTTCGGCGGCAAGCTGCTCCGCGCCGAGGTGGCCGGTGTGAGCACGGACCTTGGGGCTGAGGCGTTGCTGGCACGGCGTCCGGAAGCGGTCGATCTCGCGCGCGAGGTGGGTCTTGGTGGCGAGCTCGTTCCGCCGGCGACCACCCAGGCTGCGGTCTACTCCCGTGGCCGGCTCCGGCCGCTACCGGCCGGCCATGTCATGGGCGTGCCGCGGAGCCTTCGCAGCCTTGCCGCTACCGGGATCGTGCCGCCGACCGCCGTCCTGCGGGCAGCCGCCGACCTCCTCCTGCCCCCGACTCCGGTCGGTGACGACGTCCCCGTCGCCCGCGGGATCGGGATCCGGCTCGGCCGTGGTGTCGTCGACCGGCTGGTTGAACCGCTCCTCGGCGGGGTGTACGCCGGGCGTGCCGACCGGCTCTCCCTGCGGGCCACCCTGCCGCAGCTGGTCGACGTCCTCGATCGCGGCTCGCTCCTGCGCGGCCTGCGGGACCTGCCGCCGCCGGGTGGCGCCGACCCAGTCTTCGCCGGGATTCCCGGCGGCGTGGCCCGGCTCGGCGAGGCGCTCGTCGACGTGTTGCGCGCGGACGGCGTCGAGCTGCGGACCTCGGCGATGGTCCGGGTGTTGCGGCGCACGCCGACGGGTTGGCGGTGCGACGTCGGGCCGGCGAGCGCGCCGGAGGCGGTGGACGCGGATGGCGTGGTGGTTGCCGTGCCGGCGCCGGCGGCCGCCCGGATGCTCGGGCCGGAGGCCGGGGGTCTTGCGGCTGAACTGGCCGGGATTGAGTACGCCAGCGTCGCCGTCGTCACGCTGGCCTTCCCGGCGGATCAGGTGAATCTGCCTGCCGGAAGCGGATTCTTGGTTCCGGCGGTGGAACGGCGGCTCGTCAAGGCGGCCACGTTCTCGTCAGTGAAATGGCCCTGGTACGCCGGTTCGGACGTTGCCGTCGTCCGCTGTTCGATCGGCCGGTTCGGTGACACCGCCGACCTGCAGCGTGACGACGCCGAGCTCGTCGCCGGCGTGCTCGCTGACCTGGGCGCGATCGTTAGGCTGCGGGCGCAACCGATCGATTCGATCGTCACCCGGTGGGCCGGCGCACTCCCGCAGTACGACGTCGGCCATGCCGCCCGTGTCGCCCGCATCCGCAGCGCCGCGGCTCGGCTGCCCGGTTTTGCGCTCTGCGGCGCGGCGTATGACGGTGTCGGCATTCCGGCGTGCATCGCGGGCGCGCAGCGGGCGGTGGCGTCGCTGACCGGGCCGCGGTCGGTGTCGCGAACGGCTGGATGA
- the hemE gene encoding uroporphyrinogen decarboxylase — protein MADVLPRSDGALLRVCRGEPAPVTPVWFMRQAGRALPEYRAARGETPMLQACLDRDLIVELTLQPVRRYRVDAAILFSDITVPLALSGVSLRIEPGVGPVFDQPVRRAADVARIRPLDRGSMTPIVEAVRLLVGELAGIPLIGFAGAPFTLASYLVEGGPSRDHAVTKALMYSDPATWHALLDRLADISREFLLAQIDAGVSVVQVFDSWAGALHPDDYRRYVAPHSGKLLAGLPVPRIHFGVGTGELLPQFRAVGADVVGVDWRVPLDVAARRIGADAVVQGNLDPAVVFAPWPVLEAAVRDVLIRGRAARGHIFNLGHGVLPSTDPGVLAAIVDFVHAWSADRSARGVPTAVDRFGSEHPAAEAAG, from the coding sequence GTGGCTGACGTCCTCCCCCGCAGCGACGGCGCATTGCTCCGGGTCTGTCGTGGCGAACCGGCGCCGGTGACACCGGTCTGGTTCATGCGGCAGGCCGGTCGCGCCCTGCCGGAGTACCGAGCCGCCCGGGGGGAGACTCCCATGCTGCAGGCCTGCCTCGACCGCGACCTGATTGTCGAGCTCACCCTCCAGCCCGTTCGCCGATACCGAGTCGACGCCGCCATCCTCTTCAGCGACATCACCGTGCCGTTGGCGTTGAGCGGTGTTTCCCTGCGCATCGAGCCCGGAGTCGGCCCGGTGTTCGACCAACCGGTCCGCAGGGCGGCGGACGTCGCTCGAATCCGCCCGTTGGACCGCGGGTCGATGACACCGATCGTCGAGGCGGTGCGTCTTCTCGTCGGCGAGCTTGCCGGAATTCCGTTGATCGGATTCGCCGGCGCGCCGTTCACCCTTGCCAGCTATCTTGTCGAGGGCGGCCCGTCCCGGGACCACGCGGTGACCAAGGCCCTCATGTACTCGGATCCGGCGACGTGGCATGCCCTGTTGGACCGGCTTGCTGATATCTCCCGCGAATTTCTCCTCGCGCAAATCGACGCGGGTGTGAGCGTCGTCCAGGTATTCGATTCCTGGGCCGGTGCACTGCACCCCGACGATTACCGCCGCTACGTCGCGCCGCACAGCGGGAAACTCCTCGCCGGCCTGCCCGTGCCGCGCATCCATTTCGGCGTCGGAACCGGAGAATTGCTGCCGCAATTTAGGGCGGTGGGTGCGGACGTCGTCGGCGTGGACTGGCGGGTTCCCCTCGACGTTGCGGCCCGGCGCATCGGCGCGGACGCCGTCGTCCAGGGAAACCTTGACCCGGCCGTTGTCTTTGCGCCGTGGCCGGTGCTGGAAGCCGCGGTCCGTGACGTGCTCATCCGTGGTCGGGCCGCCCGCGGTCACATCTTCAATCTCGGGCACGGGGTGCTCCCGTCCACTGACCCCGGGGTGCTTGCCGCGATCGTCGACTTCGTGCACGCGTGGAGTGCTGACCGGTCCGCGCGCGGGGTGCCGACTGCGGTGGATCGGTTCGGGTCGGAACATCCTGCGGCGGAGGCGGCCGGGTGA
- a CDS encoding DMT family transporter, with the protein MAAFLALFASVTWGCSDYVGGVVSRRHQPLVVVALAYAIGAAVLLPIAAASGAFTSPLGYLPWALAAGVVGLLGLGAFYRALATGTMGVVAPIAGAGAGIPVIVGIARGEAPSAAQILGIAAAVVGVILAGGPELRSGGTRRPILLAALAGGCFGTVFVLLAGGAKTSVVMTLLIMRLTSVVLFLAGVGFFRVRSRRPRMPVRGWPMGDVTRVLFVGCADVAGNGLYAVASRSGLMSVVAVLASLYPAVTVLLARFLDGERLRHIQTTGIVLVLAGIPLLAAG; encoded by the coding sequence ATGGCGGCTTTTCTCGCGCTCTTCGCCAGTGTCACGTGGGGATGCTCCGATTACGTCGGCGGAGTGGTGAGCCGCCGGCATCAGCCGCTGGTGGTCGTCGCGCTGGCGTACGCGATCGGCGCCGCCGTCTTGCTGCCGATCGCCGCCGCTTCCGGCGCATTCACCAGCCCGCTTGGCTATCTCCCGTGGGCGTTGGCCGCCGGCGTGGTCGGGCTGCTCGGGCTTGGCGCGTTCTACCGGGCGCTGGCCACCGGGACGATGGGTGTGGTTGCCCCGATTGCCGGCGCGGGTGCTGGCATCCCGGTCATTGTGGGTATTGCGCGCGGCGAAGCGCCGTCGGCGGCTCAGATTCTCGGGATTGCCGCAGCGGTGGTCGGTGTGATCCTCGCCGGGGGTCCGGAGCTGCGGAGCGGGGGGACGCGCAGGCCGATTCTGCTGGCCGCACTGGCCGGCGGATGCTTCGGCACGGTGTTCGTTCTCCTTGCCGGCGGGGCGAAAACCAGCGTCGTGATGACGCTGCTCATCATGCGCCTCACCAGCGTCGTTCTCTTTCTCGCTGGTGTTGGGTTTTTCCGTGTGCGGTCACGCAGGCCGCGGATGCCGGTGCGCGGGTGGCCGATGGGGGACGTCACCCGCGTTCTGTTTGTCGGATGCGCGGATGTCGCGGGGAACGGCCTGTACGCCGTGGCAAGCCGTTCCGGGCTGATGAGCGTCGTCGCCGTTCTCGCGTCGCTGTACCCGGCGGTTACCGTGCTGCTCGCCCGGTTCCTGGACGGCGAACGGCTGCGTCACATCCAGACGACCGGCATTGTCCTGGTGTTGGCCGGAATCCCGCTGCTTGCCGCGGGATGA
- a CDS encoding ABC transporter permease: MIRRFRRAFRRAAWPLVAGREIRVSATSMAVRVSTGITLLAVLGGIIAVHFLTNRVTTYRVGAVSADASAIVQTVAGRHGTIVIREQEFSDRQSAEAAVRSGRIDAALVPPRDGSGWLVVAKRTPSATLVAYLTQAVQRGVLQDAAVRAGLAPNALIAASRVTPVALVPQRQDQAADRVIAAAFGVLFFVSCQLFGTAMSTGAAEEKESRVVEVLLAAIPARALLAGKIVGNVAVAFAQMTLYAAAAAAAAAAVGGIPHLDAILRSGGWFLLFYLVGFTTVAFLFAGLGALASRIPDVPAATMPIQLLVIATYIFALIGKGAAVTVASFLPVLCTVAMPQRIFAGHVPGWQVGLALLAAVLFSGLALTLASRIYQVAALHSGVRLRLLSTLRSASRRPAPASAGS; this comes from the coding sequence ATGATACGCCGGTTCCGGCGCGCGTTTCGCCGCGCGGCGTGGCCGCTGGTCGCCGGCCGCGAAATCCGGGTTTCCGCGACGAGCATGGCGGTTCGGGTCTCCACCGGCATCACGCTGCTCGCGGTGCTGGGCGGCATTATCGCCGTGCATTTCCTTACCAATCGGGTGACGACGTACCGAGTGGGTGCCGTTTCGGCGGATGCCTCGGCAATTGTGCAGACCGTGGCCGGCCGGCACGGCACCATTGTCATTCGGGAGCAGGAATTCTCCGATCGCCAGTCGGCGGAAGCCGCCGTCCGATCCGGGCGCATCGACGCGGCGCTCGTGCCGCCACGCGACGGCTCGGGCTGGCTGGTCGTGGCGAAACGTACGCCCAGCGCCACGCTCGTCGCCTACCTGACGCAGGCGGTCCAACGGGGCGTCCTGCAGGACGCCGCCGTGCGGGCCGGTCTTGCCCCGAACGCACTCATTGCCGCGAGCCGGGTGACCCCGGTCGCGCTCGTCCCGCAGCGCCAGGACCAGGCCGCGGATCGCGTCATTGCAGCCGCTTTCGGTGTGCTGTTCTTCGTCTCGTGCCAGCTCTTCGGCACCGCGATGTCCACCGGAGCGGCCGAGGAGAAAGAGTCGCGGGTCGTCGAGGTGCTGCTGGCGGCGATACCGGCACGCGCTTTGCTGGCAGGGAAAATCGTCGGAAACGTCGCCGTCGCCTTTGCACAGATGACGCTGTACGCCGCAGCAGCCGCGGCCGCGGCGGCGGCCGTCGGCGGCATCCCGCATCTGGACGCGATTCTTCGGTCCGGCGGCTGGTTTCTCCTGTTCTACCTGGTGGGTTTCACCACCGTCGCGTTCCTCTTCGCCGGGCTCGGCGCGTTGGCGTCCCGAATTCCCGATGTTCCTGCGGCGACGATGCCCATCCAACTTCTCGTTATCGCGACCTATATTTTCGCCCTCATCGGCAAAGGTGCGGCCGTGACGGTCGCCTCGTTCCTTCCGGTGCTCTGCACCGTTGCGATGCCGCAGCGCATTTTCGCCGGACATGTGCCCGGTTGGCAGGTGGGGTTGGCTCTCCTGGCTGCGGTTCTCTTCAGCGGGCTGGCGTTGACGCTGGCGTCGCGGATATACCAGGTTGCGGCTCTCCACAGCGGCGTTCGGTTGAGACTTCTCAGTACCCTGCGATCCGCGTCGCGCCGGCCGGCACCGGCGTCGGCAGGTTCCTGA
- a CDS encoding ABC transporter ATP-binding protein, with protein MLELRSITKAFGPRRVLDAVSMTLRPGEITGFVGANGAGKTTTMRIVMGLVPYDSGALLWDGAPLRLEEQRTFGYMPEERGLYRKQPVREQLLYFGRLHGMSKRQAAQRADELLDIFGLTSRAGDKLEQLSLGNQQRVQIAVALMHRPRALILDEPFSGLDPDAVHAMAGLVRSAAAEGVPVLFSSHQLDLVERLCDQIVIISAGRIVAAGSADALRARHAPLMRLDAPAVGEWIHEMPGITVTEKTADRVVFIPETPQRAQAVLQRALQSGPVTHFAEVIRPLSEIYQEVTR; from the coding sequence ATGCTCGAGCTGCGCAGTATCACCAAAGCGTTCGGCCCGCGCCGGGTGCTGGACGCCGTATCGATGACGCTGCGCCCTGGGGAGATCACCGGATTTGTTGGAGCCAACGGCGCCGGTAAGACGACGACGATGCGCATTGTCATGGGACTGGTTCCGTACGACTCCGGCGCCTTGCTCTGGGACGGCGCACCGCTCCGCCTCGAGGAGCAGCGCACCTTCGGCTACATGCCGGAGGAACGCGGCCTGTACCGCAAGCAGCCGGTCCGCGAACAATTGCTGTATTTCGGCCGGCTGCATGGGATGTCGAAACGACAGGCGGCGCAACGCGCCGATGAATTGCTCGACATTTTTGGCCTCACGTCCCGCGCCGGGGATAAACTCGAGCAGCTTTCCCTGGGCAATCAGCAGCGGGTGCAAATCGCCGTCGCCTTGATGCATCGGCCCCGAGCGCTGATTCTCGACGAACCGTTCTCCGGGCTGGATCCGGACGCCGTCCATGCGATGGCCGGCCTGGTACGATCCGCAGCGGCTGAGGGTGTGCCGGTGCTGTTCTCCAGTCACCAGCTCGATCTCGTCGAACGGCTCTGCGATCAGATCGTCATTATTTCGGCCGGAAGGATCGTCGCAGCCGGTTCGGCTGACGCACTCCGCGCCCGGCACGCCCCGCTGATGCGGTTGGATGCCCCGGCTGTCGGTGAATGGATCCACGAAATGCCCGGTATTACCGTCACCGAGAAGACAGCGGACCGGGTGGTGTTCATCCCCGAGACGCCGCAACGGGCGCAGGCGGTGCTGCAACGGGCGCTGCAATCCGGGCCGGTGACGCATTTTGCCGAGGTGATCCGGCCCCTCTCTGAGATTTATCAGGAGGTGACGCGATGA